GAGCATGATCACCACGTAGCCCCTGCCGGCGAGCATGATCACCACGTAGCCCCTGCCGACGCCCATGAGCACGAGGCCCCTGCCGACGCCCATGAGCACCACGAGGCCGCCCCGGCCCGGCCCGCTGCCGGTCAGGATGGGCACGCCGGGCATCGCCATGCCGCCCCGGTTCTCGGGGAGACGGGTCACTCCGGGCATCACGCCTCCTCCGGAGGGGGTGAAGGTCACACCATGACCCATCCCGGTTTGCCGACCCGCTGGATATTCCCGGCTTTGGGAATCATGGGCCTGATGCTGCTCTTCCTGCTCCTGGGTGGAACGCCGGTTCTGCAACCTCTGCGCAGCCTCAATCTGGCTCAAGTCCCTCTGGTGGGAGCGCTGGTTCGCCTGCTGAACAACTCCCCCTGGCCTTTGGTGGCGTTGAAGATCTTCTCCGTATCCTGTTTCCTCTGGGTGGTGCTGGCGGGACTCTTCGGCACGCTGCTTCCGGAGCGCAACCTGGCCACGGTCTTCGTGTGGAACTTCTGGTGGCCGCTGGTGGTGGTTTCGGTCTTCTTCATCGGTTCGGCCTGGTGCGCCTTCTGCCCCTGGGACACCATCGCCTCCTGGGTGGTGCGGCGGCGTCTGTGGAAGCGGGTGCTGCCCCATCCCGGCTACAATCTCAAGGTGCCCGCCGCCCTGCGCAACGTCTATCCCGCGCTGATCCTCTTCATGGGGCTGACCTGGCTTGAGCTGGGCATCGGCGTCACCACCCAGCCGCGCATGACCGCCTTTCTGGCCCTGGTGATGGTCTTTCTCTCCCTGACCGGGCTGGTGCTGTTCGAACGCAAGGCCTTCTGCCGCTACTTCTGCCCTGTGGGGCGCACCCTGGGCTTCTATTCCCGTCTGGCCCCCATCGAGGTGCGCTCCCAGAACGAATCCCTCTGCGCTTCCTGCAAGACCATGGAGTGTTACAACGGATCGGAGACCATCGAGCCCTGCCCGACCCATTTGACCGTGGGGCGTTTTTCGCAGAACACCAATTGTCTCTCCTGCGGCAACTGCGTCCTCTCCTGTCCTTACGACAACGTCTCCTGGCGACTGCGTCCCCTGGGCAGCGAAGCCAAATTCCAGGCCCGGCCCCTGTGGGATGCCACCTGGTTCATGCTGGCCCTGCTGGGCATCACCAGTTTCCACGGAGTGACCATGATGTCCTTCTGGGAGGGATGGGTGGTCCGGGTGGCGGGCTGGATCGGCGAGACGGGGCAGTTGATCGGCAGCTTCACCATTCTGATGCTGGCCGGTTTCGGGGTGCCCATCCTGTTTTATGCCGCCGCCATCGGTCTCACCTGGTGGCTCTCTCCCAAGGGCACCCGTTACGAGCGGCTTTTTCTGGCGCTGCCTTTCAGCAGTCTGCCACTGGCCTTCACCTACCACCTGGCGCACAACATGGACCACCTCTTCCGGGAAGGCGGCGACCTGGGCAGCCTGGTGGTCAATCCCCTGGGTACCGGTCTGGAAGCCATGAGCGGCATGGAGCGCCATCAACTCATGATGACCACCCTCTTCCCCCAGGATGTTCTGTTCGCGGTGCAGACCGGCTTGATGCTGATCGGTTTCTGGCTTTCGGTGCAGATTCTGCGGCATCGCGCCGTGGGCGTGCTGGCGGGAGGAGCCTCCCTGAGCGGGGTTCGGCTGCTGCCCATGGCGGGCTTCATGACCCTGATCGCCGGATTCAACTTCTGGCTGCTCTCCCACGAGATGGTCATGCGGTTCTGAACCGCATCCAGCATGGGATGTTGAGCTTTTCAGTCATACGGGGGTCCGGGAGGGATTATCCCCCCCCGGCGGGGTCTGGGGAGGGACTCATCCTCCCCATCCTTGAAGTCACCACCCGGACACAGCCGGGGTTGTTCCGGAAAGTGAGTTCCTTGTTCTTGAAGGCCCGGACCTTGGCGGAATTGGCACGTTTTACGGGTGGGGAGGATGAGTCCCTTCCCGGCCCCCCTCCGGGCGGGTCGAAGATGGGACAAGGTTCGGAGAGGATGCGAAGTTGGGCATTTCTCCTTTTGTCTTCAACCCGCCAAAGGCCACGGCAAAACCTCGGGGCGCTGCCCCGAACCCTGCCGGGGGGATAATCCGACCCCCGTATGCCTGAAAAGACCACGGAACTCCGCATGCCAAGGTGGGCGCAGTTTAAAGAGCAACCTCCGATCCTCTCCGACCCCCGATCACACTCAATGGGCCGCCTTTTCCCCCTCGTGGAGATGTTCTTCCGCTCCCGCGCCCAGGCGGGCTCCCATGGATTTGAGATAGTCGGCGATGGGCTCGGATTTGTAGTGCAGCGCGGTGGAGAGCGGGGTCTCGCCGCCGTTGTTGTTGTGGTTGATGTTGGCGCCGTTGCCGACCAGCCACTTCACCGCTTCCAGGTTGCCCGCCTCCACGGCGTAGAAGAGGGGGGTCTCCCCGCCCACATCCACGCTGTCGGGAGGGAGCCCCATGGCCACCAGCACCCGAATGGCCTCCACCTTGCCCCCGAAGGCGGCGTAGTGCAGGGGGGTCCAGCCCCCGTGAGCCAGGGCTTCCAGCTCGGCGCCACGACGGATCAGCAGC
The sequence above is a segment of the Magnetococcales bacterium genome. Coding sequences within it:
- a CDS encoding ankyrin repeat domain-containing protein: MKRTHCRLAISLLVLVLVFLGSAGASADHFSYAVSILTKTGGEEYRAFLEAIDKHDDEALRTLLIKGNPNVSNDKGARPIHAAAYLGRVGALRLLIRRGAELEALAHGGWTPLHYAAFGGKVEAIRVLVAMGLPPDSVDVGGETPLFYAVEAGNLEAVKWLVGNGANINHNNNGGETPLSTALHYKSEPIADYLKSMGARLGAGAEEHLHEGEKAAH